The following proteins are co-located in the Gloeocapsa sp. PCC 7428 genome:
- a CDS encoding carbohydrate ABC transporter permease — MSSTLVVKPRHETPRIKQRKRQVSTLPLVAPSVIALLLWMIVPLAMTVWFAFQRYNLLNPDVREFIGIENFTFILTDPGFWSSIVTTVILVGAVLAITIGLGTLLAVLFDQDFFGQGVARVLAISPFFVMPTVSALIWKNMLMHPVNGLFAQITTGLGWGAIDWFADFPLLAIIIIVSWEWLPFALLILLTAIQSLDREQLEAARMDGANPVALFRFVMLPHLSRAIAVVAMIETIFFLTIFAEIFVTTGGGPGLATTNLAYYIFLKALLEFDVGGASAGGLIAVILANIVAIFLMRSVARNLDT, encoded by the coding sequence ATGTCTTCTACACTCGTTGTCAAGCCCCGCCACGAAACGCCACGCATTAAGCAACGCAAACGACAGGTATCAACCTTACCGCTAGTTGCTCCTTCGGTGATTGCCTTGTTGCTGTGGATGATTGTGCCGCTGGCAATGACAGTATGGTTTGCTTTTCAGCGGTATAACTTACTCAATCCTGATGTACGTGAATTTATCGGTATTGAAAACTTCACGTTTATTTTGACCGATCCAGGCTTTTGGAGTTCGATTGTCACGACAGTGATTCTCGTTGGTGCAGTCTTAGCAATCACGATTGGGCTGGGAACTTTACTCGCGGTACTGTTTGACCAAGACTTTTTTGGACAAGGCGTTGCGCGGGTACTGGCAATTTCACCGTTTTTTGTGATGCCGACGGTAAGTGCGCTGATTTGGAAAAATATGCTGATGCATCCAGTTAATGGGCTGTTTGCGCAGATTACTACAGGTTTAGGATGGGGTGCGATCGATTGGTTTGCCGATTTTCCCTTGCTAGCAATCATTATTATTGTCTCCTGGGAATGGTTGCCGTTTGCGTTGCTGATTCTACTTACAGCAATTCAATCTCTCGATCGCGAACAGTTAGAAGCAGCCCGCATGGATGGCGCGAATCCTGTGGCGTTATTTCGGTTTGTCATGCTGCCGCATCTTAGCCGTGCGATCGCTGTTGTGGCAATGATCGAGACAATCTTCTTTCTCACGATTTTCGCCGAAATTTTTGTAACCACAGGTGGTGGTCCTGGATTAGCGACGACTAACTTGGCGTATTACATCTTCCTCAAAGCTTTGTTGGAATTTGATGTCGGCGGTGCCTCTGCTGGGGGATTAATTGCCGTGATTCTTGCCAACATTGTGGCGATCTTTTTGATGCGTAGTGTTGCTCGTAATTTGGATACTTAA
- a CDS encoding sugar ABC transporter substrate-binding protein: MRIPRFAKVLAAFLAGVMLVQLLHACAPSSQAAQKTRLTIATVNNGDMVVMQDLSRHFEAANPDIELRWVVLEENILRQRTTTDVASQGGQFDVLTIGSYETPIWARRDWLTPLQLPASYDVNDLLTPIREGLSHEGQLYAVPFYGESSMLYYRKDLFEKAGIAVPEQPTYAQIQQWASQVHDPANGVYGICLRGKPGWGENMAFLSTLVNTFGGRWFDMEWQPTINTPEWKNAVSFYINLLNNYGPPGASSNGFNENLALFSTGRCGMWIDATVAAGLLSNPKESQVADTVGFTRAPIAEYPNGSNWLWAWALAVPKTSESPEAAQRFVAWATSKEYIQLVANENGWVAVPPGTRTSTYENPNYQQAAPFTEIVLRSIESADITRPAIKPTPYKGVQYVDIPEFQAIGAQVGQTIAAALTNNISVEQALEQSQRSTERFMRHTGYIE; the protein is encoded by the coding sequence ATGCGTATTCCCCGCTTCGCTAAAGTGCTAGCGGCATTCCTTGCAGGAGTAATGCTAGTGCAATTGCTACACGCCTGTGCGCCAAGTTCGCAAGCGGCACAGAAAACGCGACTGACGATCGCCACCGTTAATAATGGCGACATGGTGGTTATGCAGGATCTTTCACGCCACTTCGAGGCAGCCAATCCTGATATTGAACTGCGATGGGTTGTTCTAGAAGAAAACATATTACGCCAACGCACCACCACCGACGTTGCGAGTCAAGGCGGACAATTTGATGTTTTAACGATTGGTTCGTATGAAACACCGATTTGGGCTAGACGCGATTGGCTAACGCCCTTACAACTTCCTGCTAGTTACGACGTAAACGACTTACTTACACCGATTCGCGAAGGACTTTCCCACGAAGGTCAACTTTATGCCGTTCCCTTCTACGGTGAAAGTTCGATGCTGTATTACCGCAAAGACTTGTTTGAAAAAGCAGGAATTGCCGTACCCGAACAGCCGACATATGCACAAATTCAACAATGGGCAAGCCAAGTCCACGATCCGGCGAATGGAGTTTACGGCATTTGCCTGCGCGGTAAACCTGGTTGGGGAGAAAATATGGCATTTCTCTCAACGTTGGTTAACACCTTCGGAGGACGTTGGTTTGATATGGAGTGGCAACCCACGATTAATACTCCTGAATGGAAAAACGCAGTTAGCTTTTATATCAATTTACTCAACAACTATGGTCCACCTGGCGCGAGTTCCAATGGATTCAACGAGAATCTAGCATTGTTCTCAACAGGTAGATGCGGAATGTGGATCGATGCTACTGTTGCCGCTGGATTGTTATCGAATCCGAAAGAATCGCAAGTCGCCGACACTGTTGGTTTTACCCGCGCGCCGATCGCCGAATATCCGAATGGCTCAAATTGGCTGTGGGCTTGGGCACTCGCAGTTCCTAAAACCTCAGAATCACCCGAAGCAGCACAAAGGTTCGTTGCGTGGGCAACATCAAAAGAATATATCCAGTTAGTCGCGAACGAGAATGGCTGGGTTGCAGTGCCACCTGGTACGCGGACATCAACTTACGAAAATCCCAACTACCAACAAGCTGCACCGTTTACAGAAATTGTACTGCGATCAATTGAATCGGCGGATATTACGCGTCCAGCGATCAAACCAACGCCTTACAAAGGCGTGCAATACGTTGACATTCCAGAATTTCAAGCGATCGGCGCGCAAGTGGGACAAACTATAGCAGCCGCTTTGACTAACAACATCAGCGTAGAGCAAGCATTAGAACAATCGCAGCGATCGACGGAACGCTTTATGCGCCATACCGGATATATCGAGTAA
- a CDS encoding SDR family NAD(P)-dependent oxidoreductase: protein MTAKATYDFTDKTILITGGAGEIGKTTARRFAANGAGVVLLDLNEAGMTQVAEELKEYNVRVSTFRCDVTSANDVHQAFTEAVGQFGHIDYVFNNAGYQGAFAKTDEYPEDDFQKVIDINVIGVFYILKAAARHLRDIGGGAIVNMASFAGVVGPANMLAYAASKFAVVGMTQTAAKDLAPYGIRVNALSPSLIGPGFMWTRQTELQAAVGSQYFDSDPKVVEQQMINSVPMRRLGSLEEVANGVAFLMSEEASYITGFNLEITGGQ, encoded by the coding sequence ATGACAGCAAAAGCAACCTATGACTTTACAGATAAAACGATTCTGATTACCGGTGGTGCGGGAGAAATTGGCAAGACGACGGCTCGCCGTTTTGCGGCTAATGGTGCAGGTGTCGTGCTGCTCGATTTAAATGAAGCAGGAATGACACAGGTGGCTGAAGAACTCAAAGAGTACAACGTCCGAGTGAGTACATTTCGCTGTGACGTTACGTCTGCTAACGATGTTCATCAAGCCTTTACAGAGGCTGTGGGGCAGTTTGGGCACATTGATTATGTTTTTAACAATGCAGGGTATCAAGGCGCGTTTGCGAAGACTGACGAGTATCCTGAAGATGACTTTCAAAAAGTCATTGATATCAACGTAATCGGTGTTTTTTACATTCTTAAGGCTGCGGCGCGACATCTGCGCGATATCGGTGGAGGCGCGATTGTCAATATGGCAAGCTTCGCAGGGGTGGTAGGTCCAGCGAATATGTTGGCTTACGCGGCTTCTAAGTTCGCAGTTGTTGGTATGACTCAAACCGCAGCAAAAGACCTTGCACCTTATGGTATTCGCGTCAATGCGCTGTCGCCTTCATTGATTGGTCCTGGTTTTATGTGGACGCGACAGACGGAATTACAAGCAGCAGTAGGATCGCAGTATTTTGATAGTGACCCTAAAGTAGTAGAGCAGCAGATGATTAATTCAGTACCAATGCGTCGCTTGGGAAGTTTAGAAGAAGTTGCTAATGGCGTAGCGTTTTTGATGAGTGAAGAGGCAAGTTATATTACAGGATTTAATCTAGAAATTACTGGTGGGCAATAG
- a CDS encoding sugar-binding transcriptional regulator, translating into MREPLLERRDRKLDLAARAAWLYYIAGNTQEEIAAKLNVSRQAAQRLVAFAVSEKLIKFRLDHPLSECIALAESLRDKFALSLCEIVPTGETFDGIGVCAATYLEAYLMAKAPTVLAFSSGRTLRLMVEQIPAMNQPQHKIVSIIGNMSHCGRAGRNEVVIHLSDRVGSQAYPVPTPVVATSSEERELLQTQRSFITVKTLAEQAKATFVGIGDIAWNAPLHQEGFINDEEVAELLELGAVGEVAGWAYNRHGEILQKGTNRRVASVPLEQPAQRLIIGVAGGAKKAEAILAALRGKLITGLIADEAAAQRSLALVI; encoded by the coding sequence ATGAGAGAACCCTTACTAGAGCGGCGCGATCGCAAACTTGATCTCGCTGCACGCGCGGCTTGGCTATATTACATTGCAGGAAATACTCAAGAAGAAATTGCGGCAAAGCTCAATGTCTCTCGACAAGCTGCGCAACGCTTAGTTGCATTTGCAGTCAGCGAAAAACTGATCAAATTTCGGCTCGATCATCCTTTGAGTGAATGCATTGCGCTGGCTGAATCGTTACGCGACAAGTTCGCGCTGTCTTTGTGTGAAATAGTCCCAACGGGTGAAACCTTTGATGGAATTGGCGTGTGTGCTGCTACGTATCTAGAGGCTTACCTGATGGCAAAAGCCCCAACCGTATTGGCATTTTCTTCAGGACGCACATTGCGATTAATGGTTGAGCAAATTCCTGCAATGAACCAACCGCAGCATAAAATTGTGTCAATTATTGGTAATATGTCGCATTGCGGACGCGCGGGACGCAATGAGGTTGTGATCCATTTATCGGATCGCGTTGGTTCGCAAGCGTATCCAGTGCCGACTCCGGTTGTCGCAACAAGTAGCGAAGAACGGGAACTGTTACAAACGCAGCGATCGTTTATAACGGTAAAGACGCTTGCAGAACAAGCTAAAGCAACATTTGTCGGGATTGGCGACATTGCGTGGAATGCACCGTTACATCAAGAAGGCTTTATCAATGATGAAGAAGTTGCTGAGTTACTTGAACTTGGAGCAGTTGGAGAAGTCGCAGGTTGGGCATACAATCGCCACGGAGAGATACTGCAAAAAGGCACAAATCGTCGTGTTGCGAGCGTACCACTTGAACAACCCGCGCAGCGACTGATTATTGGTGTAGCAGGCGGTGCAAAAAAAGCAGAAGCCATTCTAGCTGCGCTGCGTGGCAAGTTAATCACGGGACTCATTGCGGATGAAGCCGCTGCTCAAAGGAGTCTTGCACTGGTAATCTAA
- the pgmB gene encoding beta-phosphoglucomutase, whose product MSQAVSQFLRETTSVQAPVPSQTNNLRYTDWVLIERGFDPNQLHARETVFTIGNGYLGTRGSFEEGYPRAMPVTLIQGVYDAVPVMYTELVNCPDWLPLTITLNDDPRRSERFRLDQGEVLSYERRLDLRYGLLRRSIRWRSPSGKTLDLQFERFASLADPHVLGLRCLITPIDWEGAIAVHASINGYAENQGFNHWDLLTQDQTETNFTEDLQLEPAIWLAARTRQSQIELGMAAKLIIQGVDATFQRESAPGYPTLTTSYQAAIGQTVLVEKMVTVYTSQDIEYPLKAAQSKLVTLPSYPECWEQHKQAWKSAWHTSDVIVEGDIRAQLAIRYSVFQLLISAPWHHQQASIPAKTLSGFGYRGHIFWDTEIFILPLFTLTQPELARRLLTYRYHTLEGARRKARSYGYKGAMYAWESADTGDEVTPRWALPSDPYASDIRIWCRDREIHISADIAYAIWNYWQATGDELWMRDYGAEIILDTAVFWMSRVEWNSQFERYELREVIGADEYHEHHVNNNAFTNRMTQWHLEKAIAVYAWLDRTFPEQAAALAQKLEITPERRQRWQDIANHLWIPYRAETGFIEQFEGFCNLEDINLQDYEPRTKSMQTILGIDGANKRQVLKQPDVLMLLYLMRQLQEFPYNPESLKTNWDYYAPRTDITYGSSLGPAIHAILAADLGDSQTAYKHFLQAALVDLENTRGNTAEGIHGACAGGAWQAIVFGFAGIRFQDNQPIATPHLPPHWTRLAFKLHWRGTWHPFDITHSASEMNSHHPSPSPEMHEASPTINLRGAIFDLDGVLTDTAEYHYRAWQRLADEEELPFDRQANEALRGISRRESLLKIVGDRTYSEAQLEEMMERKNRYYQEFIDSMSLNDLLPGVRSLLTELRQQQIQIAIASASKNARTVIEKLNITELVDAIADGYSVERPKPAPDLFLYAANQLKLPPAECVVFEDATAGIEAALAAGMWSVGLGPVERVGNAHVVLPNFADITWAGILSKLNQCLS is encoded by the coding sequence ATGAGTCAGGCGGTCAGTCAATTTTTAAGGGAAACTACTAGCGTTCAAGCACCGGTACCCTCACAAACCAACAACCTACGGTATACCGACTGGGTTCTCATCGAGCGAGGTTTCGACCCGAACCAACTTCATGCAAGAGAAACCGTATTTACGATTGGCAACGGCTACTTAGGAACGCGCGGCAGTTTTGAAGAAGGCTACCCGCGGGCGATGCCTGTGACATTGATTCAGGGCGTTTATGATGCGGTTCCTGTGATGTACACCGAACTCGTGAATTGCCCCGACTGGCTGCCATTAACGATTACGCTTAATGACGATCCAAGACGTAGCGAACGATTTCGCCTCGACCAAGGCGAGGTGTTATCCTACGAACGCCGACTTGATTTGCGCTACGGATTGCTGCGGCGGTCAATTCGCTGGCGTAGCCCCAGCGGTAAAACGCTCGATCTCCAATTTGAACGATTTGCCAGTTTAGCCGATCCTCATGTTTTAGGATTGCGCTGTTTGATTACACCCATCGATTGGGAAGGCGCGATCGCCGTTCACGCAAGTATCAATGGCTACGCAGAAAACCAGGGTTTTAATCATTGGGATTTGTTAACTCAAGACCAAACGGAAACAAATTTCACCGAAGATCTGCAACTCGAACCTGCAATTTGGCTAGCGGCGCGTACTCGTCAATCTCAAATTGAATTGGGGATGGCAGCCAAATTAATCATTCAGGGCGTAGACGCGACATTTCAACGTGAAAGCGCACCAGGCTATCCCACGCTCACTACATCGTATCAAGCTGCAATCGGACAAACGGTGTTAGTGGAAAAGATGGTTACAGTTTATACTTCGCAAGACATCGAATATCCCCTCAAGGCAGCGCAGAGTAAATTAGTAACATTGCCGAGTTATCCAGAATGTTGGGAACAGCACAAACAAGCATGGAAATCAGCTTGGCACACAAGTGATGTCATCGTTGAAGGCGATATTCGCGCGCAGTTAGCGATTCGCTATAGCGTGTTTCAATTACTTATTAGCGCTCCCTGGCATCACCAGCAAGCGAGTATTCCCGCAAAAACGTTATCTGGTTTTGGCTATCGAGGTCACATTTTTTGGGATACTGAAATTTTTATTCTGCCGCTATTTACGTTGACGCAGCCAGAATTAGCGCGCCGTCTACTCACCTACCGCTATCACACCTTAGAAGGAGCGCGGCGCAAAGCCCGCAGTTACGGCTACAAAGGTGCAATGTATGCTTGGGAAAGTGCCGACACAGGCGATGAGGTCACACCCCGCTGGGCACTACCTTCCGATCCGTATGCGAGCGATATTCGTATTTGGTGCCGCGATCGCGAAATTCACATCAGTGCCGATATTGCTTATGCGATCTGGAATTACTGGCAAGCGACAGGCGACGAACTTTGGATGCGCGATTATGGTGCCGAAATCATTCTAGATACTGCTGTATTTTGGATGAGTCGGGTAGAGTGGAATAGCCAATTTGAACGCTACGAACTGCGCGAAGTGATCGGCGCGGATGAATATCACGAGCATCACGTGAACAATAATGCCTTCACCAACCGCATGACGCAGTGGCATTTAGAAAAAGCGATCGCTGTCTACGCATGGTTGGATCGCACGTTTCCCGAACAAGCTGCCGCACTCGCCCAAAAACTCGAAATCACGCCTGAACGTCGGCAACGCTGGCAAGATATTGCAAATCACCTTTGGATTCCGTATCGCGCAGAAACAGGTTTCATCGAGCAGTTTGAAGGCTTCTGCAATTTAGAAGATATTAACTTACAAGATTATGAACCCCGCACCAAATCGATGCAAACGATTCTGGGCATTGATGGGGCAAATAAACGACAAGTTTTGAAACAGCCCGATGTTTTAATGTTGCTGTACTTAATGCGGCAATTGCAGGAGTTTCCTTACAATCCTGAGAGTTTAAAAACCAATTGGGATTATTACGCTCCGCGCACCGATATTACGTATGGCTCATCGCTTGGACCTGCGATTCATGCGATCTTAGCAGCCGACTTAGGTGATAGTCAAACCGCGTACAAACACTTTTTGCAAGCCGCATTGGTGGACTTAGAAAACACGCGCGGTAACACTGCCGAAGGCATTCATGGCGCTTGTGCTGGAGGTGCATGGCAAGCGATCGTTTTTGGCTTTGCGGGAATTCGCTTCCAGGATAATCAGCCAATTGCTACCCCCCACCTTCCCCCACATTGGACGCGACTTGCGTTTAAGCTACATTGGCGCGGCACATGGCATCCCTTTGATATCACTCATTCAGCATCTGAAATGAATTCGCACCACCCATCCCCATCACCAGAAATGCACGAAGCTTCTCCCACCATTAACCTGCGCGGCGCGATTTTTGACCTCGATGGCGTGTTAACCGACACCGCAGAGTATCATTACCGCGCTTGGCAACGTTTAGCCGACGAAGAAGAGTTACCCTTCGATCGCCAAGCAAACGAAGCATTACGTGGAATCTCTCGGCGCGAGTCGCTGCTCAAAATCGTCGGCGATCGCACCTATAGCGAAGCCCAACTTGAAGAAATGATGGAGCGCAAAAATCGCTACTATCAAGAATTCATCGACTCAATGTCACTCAATGACTTACTACCAGGAGTGCGATCGCTCCTTACCGAACTTCGCCAACAGCAAATACAAATTGCGATCGCATCGGCGAGTAAAAATGCTCGTACTGTCATTGAAAAATTAAACATTACTGAATTAGTTGATGCGATCGCCGATGGATACAGTGTAGAGCGCCCTAAACCTGCCCCCGATCTCTTTCTCTACGCCGCGAATCAACTCAAGCTTCCTCCCGCTGAATGTGTTGTGTTTGAAGACGCCACCGCAGGCATTGAAGCAGCCCTAGCCGCCGGAATGTGGTCAGTAGGTCTAGGTCCTGTAGAACGCGTCGGAAACGCTCATGTCGTGTTACCGAATTTCGCTGATATTACTTGGGCAGGTATTTTATCTAAACTCAATCAGTGCCTTAGTTGA
- a CDS encoding sucrose synthase: METLIRAVLESEEKKDFQQFIEQLSAIDRVYLLRNEILHAFANYCQEQEKPVYFFRSSAIGELIHAIHEILLEDGAIWLMLRTRIASQESWWLSADLSQFKPVSVRALLDVRDRFVHSEHSQILKINFQPFHRDTPSIDDPRNIGQGLTFLNHYLCDQLSANPDYWVQALFRVLQRQEFDGIPLLIGDRIASRTQLHESVAQALKKVSQYPSDTPYTTLHPALQELGFEPGWGNTAGRVYETLELLDRLLTTPSPALLEAFVSRIPAFLRVVLVSIHGWVGQEEVLGRAETMGQVIYVLEQARHLEQQLQADVQQAGLAWLGIQPQVTILTRLIPNCEGTYCNQRIEKLEGTENGWILRVPFREFNPNVTQNWISKFEIWPYLESFALDAAPQLVRHFGGHPHLVIGHYSDGNLVSFLLARQFNAIQCNIAHSLEKSRYLFSDLYWQEFEPHYHFSAQFTADLISMNAADFVIASSYQEIVGTPDAIGQYESYKCFTMPQLYHVVDGINLFSPRFNVVPPGINELRYYPYFQTEARHQRDRVRDLLFHRQDAAIFGTLDDAEKCPILAVGSISQTNNQTGLIAWFGQSPTLRDRCNLILITNKQHVTEASTSEEAREIEKLHALIAQYQLAGQIRWIGMQLHSDQMSEVYRAIADKRGIFINFARFEAFGRSVLEAMRSGLPVFATEFGGIAEIIQDGDNGFYINPTNFDDTTWKILNFLNQCDADPQLWQTISDRAIQRIDRHCNWQTHVKQLLLFARIYGFWDYISRSSREALQSYLDALFHLLYKPRAAQILDEHKQR; the protein is encoded by the coding sequence ATGGAAACGTTAATTCGGGCAGTTTTAGAGAGTGAAGAGAAAAAGGATTTTCAGCAGTTTATTGAGCAATTATCTGCGATTGATCGGGTATATCTGCTGAGAAATGAAATTCTCCATGCCTTTGCCAACTATTGCCAGGAACAAGAAAAACCCGTTTATTTCTTTCGCTCATCAGCCATTGGCGAACTGATCCATGCGATTCATGAGATTCTCTTAGAAGACGGCGCTATTTGGTTGATGCTACGCACGCGCATTGCTAGTCAAGAAAGTTGGTGGTTGAGTGCTGATTTATCACAGTTTAAACCTGTTTCGGTACGCGCGTTGCTTGATGTCCGCGATCGCTTTGTCCACAGCGAACATTCGCAAATTCTGAAAATTAACTTTCAACCATTTCATCGCGACACGCCCAGCATTGATGACCCGCGAAACATTGGTCAGGGATTAACATTTCTCAATCATTATTTATGCGATCAACTATCGGCAAATCCTGACTATTGGGTACAAGCACTGTTTCGAGTTTTACAGCGCCAAGAATTTGATGGTATTCCGTTGTTGATCGGCGATCGCATCGCATCAAGGACGCAACTGCATGAGTCAGTGGCGCAAGCTTTGAAAAAAGTGAGTCAATATCCATCAGATACGCCTTATACTACGCTACACCCTGCTTTGCAGGAATTAGGCTTTGAACCAGGGTGGGGCAATACCGCCGGACGAGTTTACGAAACGCTTGAATTGCTCGATCGCCTGCTCACAACTCCATCGCCGGCTTTACTCGAAGCCTTTGTATCGCGGATTCCTGCCTTTTTGCGCGTTGTGTTGGTATCCATTCACGGTTGGGTAGGGCAAGAAGAAGTTCTAGGACGCGCCGAAACGATGGGGCAAGTTATTTATGTTCTAGAACAAGCACGACACCTAGAACAACAACTGCAAGCAGATGTCCAACAAGCAGGACTTGCATGGCTGGGTATTCAACCGCAGGTTACAATTTTGACGCGGCTCATTCCCAACTGCGAAGGAACTTATTGCAATCAACGCATTGAAAAACTCGAAGGTACAGAAAACGGTTGGATTTTGCGCGTCCCGTTTCGCGAATTTAACCCGAATGTGACGCAAAACTGGATCTCGAAGTTTGAAATTTGGCCTTATCTCGAATCTTTCGCCCTCGATGCCGCACCGCAACTTGTCAGACATTTTGGCGGACATCCCCATTTAGTCATCGGTCATTATAGCGATGGCAACTTGGTATCATTTCTCCTCGCGCGCCAATTCAACGCAATTCAGTGTAACATTGCGCATTCGTTAGAAAAATCGAGATATTTGTTTAGCGATCTCTACTGGCAGGAATTTGAGCCACACTACCATTTCTCAGCGCAATTTACGGCTGATCTGATCAGTATGAATGCGGCAGATTTCGTTATTGCTTCGTCGTATCAAGAAATTGTTGGCACTCCAGATGCGATCGGTCAGTATGAATCTTACAAATGCTTTACAATGCCGCAGCTTTACCACGTGGTAGATGGTATCAATTTATTTAGTCCTCGGTTTAATGTTGTTCCGCCTGGTATCAATGAATTGCGCTATTATCCTTACTTCCAAACTGAAGCGCGACACCAACGCGATCGCGTGCGCGATCTGCTGTTTCATCGCCAAGACGCTGCAATTTTTGGAACCTTAGACGACGCGGAAAAATGCCCGATTCTAGCCGTCGGTTCGATTAGTCAAACGAATAACCAAACGGGATTAATTGCTTGGTTTGGGCAGTCGCCAACACTGCGCGATCGCTGCAATTTAATTTTGATTACGAATAAACAGCACGTTACCGAAGCAAGTACTTCTGAAGAAGCACGAGAAATCGAAAAACTTCATGCGCTGATTGCGCAATATCAACTCGCAGGACAAATCCGCTGGATTGGGATGCAACTTCATAGCGACCAGATGAGCGAAGTTTATCGCGCGATCGCAGACAAACGTGGCATCTTTATCAACTTTGCGCGCTTTGAGGCATTCGGGCGCAGTGTTCTCGAAGCGATGCGATCGGGCTTACCTGTCTTTGCTACTGAATTTGGCGGTATTGCCGAAATTATTCAAGATGGCGACAACGGTTTTTACATCAACCCCACCAACTTTGATGACACCACCTGGAAAATTTTAAATTTTCTCAACCAATGCGATGCAGATCCCCAATTGTGGCAAACGATTTCCGATCGCGCGATTCAGCGCATCGATCGCCACTGCAATTGGCAAACTCATGTGAAACAATTACTGTTGTTTGCTAGAATCTATGGTTTTTGGGATTATATTTCGCGCAGCAGTCGAGAAGCGCTGCAAAGCTATCTCGATGCCTTATTCCACTTATTGTATAAACCCAGAGCCGCACAAATTTTAGACGAGCATAAGCAGCGATAA